One segment of Triticum aestivum cultivar Chinese Spring chromosome 2A, IWGSC CS RefSeq v2.1, whole genome shotgun sequence DNA contains the following:
- the LOC123184914 gene encoding uncharacterized protein isoform X1 translates to MHPQAQSPRRISSALTGCISELPISLVENFSSRDKLQQIVTAASTVKDVEHVSAVIHNSSVDPRHASASSHRTADLTCPATSAENTSTAEYESNLSMVDGASATESGKSLQTQMSEGEFRTPRKKESIPLFVSLINYDSPCFLSVQRFMHNDDYCDSLLMFQCSSFTPSCDENFEGLEAVEDFYKSYAHYVGFGVRVGQQKMLNKEVVQTKRFMCSRGGFRTEKNKEIKDPSNQSMKSRKIQPHDAVVMHISSSSCVATTPTRYSHGLSTIAMALYHLINVT, encoded by the exons ATGCATCCGCAGGCACAATCCCCACGACGGATTTCGTCTGCCCTGACGGGATGCATCTCCGAACTCCCCATCAGCTTGGTGGAAAATTTCTCATCGCGTGATAAGCTGCAACAGATCGTGACGGCGGCTTCTACTGTTAAAGATGTTGAACATGTATCAGCGGTGATCCATAATTCAAGTGTTGACCCTCGGCATGCCTCTGCATCTAGCCATCGTACGGCCGATCTCACGTGCCCTGCTACGTCTGCTGAAAATACTAGTACTGCAGAATATGAATCAAACTTGAGTATGGTGGATGGAGCTTCAG CTACAGAATCAGGTAAAAGCTTGCAAACTCAAATGAGCGAGGGAGAATTTAGGAcgccaagaaagaaagaaagcattCCCCTATTTGTGAGTTTAATAAACTATGATTCACCATGCTTCTTATCAGTTCAGAGATTTATGCataatgatgattattgtgattcaTTATTGATGTTTCAGTGCTCGTCTTTTACGCCAAGTTGCGACGAAAATTTTGAAGGGCTTGAGGCTGTGGAGGATTTCTACAAGTCGTATGCACATTATGTGGGTTTTGGAGTTCGTGTCGGACAACAGAAAATGTTGAACAAAGAAGTGGTTCAGACAAAGCGTTTCATGTGCAGTAGAGGAGGATTTAGGACTGAGAAGAACAAGGAGATTAAAGACCCATCAAACCAATCAATGAAAAGCCGTAAGATACAACCACACGATGCGGTTGTGATGCACATATCTTCGTCAAGTTGTGTGGCGACAACACCTACAAGATACAGTCATGGGTTGAGTACCATAGCCATGGCCTTGTATCACCTGATAAACGTCACTTGA
- the LOC123184914 gene encoding uncharacterized protein isoform X2, producing the protein MHPQAQSPRRISSALTGCISELPISLVENFSSRDKLQQIVTAASTVKDVEHVSAVIHNSSVDPRHASASSHRTADLTCPATSAENTSTAEYESNLSMVDGASATESGKSLQTQMSEGEFRTPRKKESIPLFCSSFTPSCDENFEGLEAVEDFYKSYAHYVGFGVRVGQQKMLNKEVVQTKRFMCSRGGFRTEKNKEIKDPSNQSMKSRKIQPHDAVVMHISSSSCVATTPTRYSHGLSTIAMALYHLINVT; encoded by the exons ATGCATCCGCAGGCACAATCCCCACGACGGATTTCGTCTGCCCTGACGGGATGCATCTCCGAACTCCCCATCAGCTTGGTGGAAAATTTCTCATCGCGTGATAAGCTGCAACAGATCGTGACGGCGGCTTCTACTGTTAAAGATGTTGAACATGTATCAGCGGTGATCCATAATTCAAGTGTTGACCCTCGGCATGCCTCTGCATCTAGCCATCGTACGGCCGATCTCACGTGCCCTGCTACGTCTGCTGAAAATACTAGTACTGCAGAATATGAATCAAACTTGAGTATGGTGGATGGAGCTTCAG CTACAGAATCAGGTAAAAGCTTGCAAACTCAAATGAGCGAGGGAGAATTTAGGAcgccaagaaagaaagaaagcattCCCCTATTT TGCTCGTCTTTTACGCCAAGTTGCGACGAAAATTTTGAAGGGCTTGAGGCTGTGGAGGATTTCTACAAGTCGTATGCACATTATGTGGGTTTTGGAGTTCGTGTCGGACAACAGAAAATGTTGAACAAAGAAGTGGTTCAGACAAAGCGTTTCATGTGCAGTAGAGGAGGATTTAGGACTGAGAAGAACAAGGAGATTAAAGACCCATCAAACCAATCAATGAAAAGCCGTAAGATACAACCACACGATGCGGTTGTGATGCACATATCTTCGTCAAGTTGTGTGGCGACAACACCTACAAGATACAGTCATGGGTTGAGTACCATAGCCATGGCCTTGTATCACCTGATAAACGTCACTTGA
- the LOC123184913 gene encoding peroxidase 2 translates to MDNDKLAALVVVALLGCMAHTCQASYGYPNPMPPIPSPTPPTAPALTLNYYSYSCPNAEAIVREAVKNATDNNRGIGAGLIRLFFHDCFVRGCDASVLLDATTANPEPEKLGIPNFPSLRGFEVIDAAKAKLEKECGGVVSCADIVAFAGRDASFFLSNGVVDIKMPAGRYDGHVSFANETLRDLPPPFANVTVLEAMFKAKGLDLDDMVTLSGAHTVGISHCSSFADRLPADPSDPTSMEPVLASSLQQKCSRGGDPVVVQDDVTPRDLDKQYYQNVLDRKVLFKSDAALLSPQTLKAVEHNAKNPGKWERKFTDAMVKMGNIEVKTKANGEIRKQCRFVN, encoded by the exons ATGGATAATGATAAGCTTGCTGCCTTGGTTGTGGTAGCATTGCTCGGTTGTATGGCGCATACATGCCAAGCGAGCTATGGGTATCCCAACCCAATGCCGCCCATCCCAAGCCCGACACCACCTACGGCACCGGCGCTCACCCTGAACTACTACAGCTATTCCTGCCCTAATGCGGAGGCAATTGTGAGGGAGGCCGTAAAGAACGCCACAGACAACAATCGCGGCATCGGTGCCGGTCTCATCCGGCTCTTCTTCCACGACTGTTTCGTCAGG GGTTGCGATGCCTCGGTTCTCCTAGACGCGACGACGGCCAACCCGGAGCCGGAGAAGCTTGGCATTCCAAACTTCCCCAGCCTCCGCGGCTTCGAGGTGATCGACGCCGCAAAGGCGAAGCTTGAGAAGGAGTGCGGTGGGGTTGTCTCGTGCGCTGACATCGTCGCTTTCGCTGGACGCGACGCCAGCTTCTTCCTCAGCAACGGCGTGGTAGACATCAAAATGCCGGCTGGCCGGTACGACGGGCATGTGTCTTTCGCCAACGAGACCCTCCGCGACCTGCCCCCTCCCTTCGCCAACGTCACGGTGCTGGAGGCAATGTTCAAAGCCAAGGGGCTCGACCTCGACGACATGGTCACCCTCTCAGGCGCGCACACCGTCGGAATCTCTCACTGCTCGTCCTTCGCTGACCGCCTCCCAGCCGACCCCTCGGACCCCACGTCCATGGAACCCGTGTTGGCTAGCTCGCTACAGCAGAAGTGCAGCCGCGGCGGTGACCCCGTGGTGGTGCAGGACGACGTTACCCCCCGTGACCTGGACAAACAGTACTATCAGAACGTACTTGACCGTAAAGTGTTGTTCAAATCGGACGCggcgctgctgtcgccgcagacACTCAAGGCTGTGGAACACAACGCCAAGAACCCCGGGAAGTGGGAGCGAAAGTTCACGGACGCAATGGTTAAGATGGGCAACATCGAGGTGAAGACCAAGGCCAACGGGGAGATCAGAAAGCAGTGCCGGTTCGTCAATTAG